From Mauremys mutica isolate MM-2020 ecotype Southern chromosome 17, ASM2049712v1, whole genome shotgun sequence, one genomic window encodes:
- the ANKRD34A gene encoding ankyrin repeat domain-containing protein 34A: MNDPAAMPHAEGNALLKAVWQGKFRLTRLLLEGGAYINEGNAQGETPLIAACLARYDDPHNKPRMVRYLLENGADPNIPDKMGKTALMHACADRAGPSVASVLLEHGADPSARDYAGASALVYAINRGDRETLQVLLDACKAKGKEVIIITTDTSPSGTKKTKQYLNSPPSPGLEEKSPALCMSPSDIEVKTTQSPGASEKEEARDVFNFTMATRLTCPPPPLPKGLEAEASAEQPPAAPPPKGRPRQLKRLNSEPWGLVAPSALAASHPEKARTPEERITAEMNGLSITKRSVLSRRHSIEGQEPPGFKMVSPHGSGEEAPGPEAPWAEKVHFGHLHQPLSRRNTAPEAQESGGGPAPGLRAVTHHKLARMEHCESDAHLCPDSIPGSPDSGRVSLERRKYNASPLTLPTSSSRESLESIPSAVSPMTGRRRSPGLLERRGSGTLLLDHIAHTRPGFLPPLNINPHPPIPDIRANGRPPSPVHRGLIPMAPSSPKAKKKLFRRHSMQTEQIKQLVNFQNLLAQGDPAT; encoded by the coding sequence ATGAACGACCCAGCCGCCATGCCGCACGCGGAGGGGAACGCCCTGCTGAAGGCCGTGTGGCAGGGCAAGTTCCGCCTCACTCGCCTCTTGCTGGAAGGCGGGGCCTACATCAACGAGGGCAACGCCCAGGGCGAGACCCCGCTGATCGCCGCCTGCCTGGCCCGCTACGACGACCCGCACAACAAGCCCCGCATGGTGCGCTACCTGCTGGAGAACGGCGCCGACCCCAACATCCCCGACAAGATGGGCAAGACGGCCCTGATGCACGCCTGCGCCGACCGGGCCGGGCCCTCGGTGGCTTCGGTCCTGCTGGAGCACGGGGCCGACCCCAGCGCCAGGGACTACGCGGGGGCGTCGGCCCTGGTGTACGCCATCAACCGGGGCGACCGGGAGaccttgcaggtgctgctggacGCCTGCAAAGCCAAGGGCAAGGAGGTGATCATCATCACCACCGACACGTCCCCCTCGGGCACCAAGAAGACCAAGCAGTACTTGAactcacccccctccccgggcctggAGGAGAAGTCGCCTGCCCTGTGCATGTCGCCCTCTGACATCGAAGTCAAGACCACCCAGTCGCCCGGGGCCAGCGAGAAGGAGGAGGCGAGGGACGTCTTCAACTTCACCATGGCCACCCGGCTGACCTGCCCCCCGCCGCCTCTTCCCAAGGGGCTGGAGGCCGAGGCCTCCGCGGAGCAGCCGCCGGCAGCCCCACCGCCCAAAGGCCGGCCCAGGCAACTCAAGAGACTCAACTCGGAGCCGTGGGGGCTGGTGGCGCCCTCCGCCTTGGCCGCCTCCCATCCGGAGAAGGCCCGGACGCCGGAGGAGAGGATCACGGCCGAGATGAACGGCTTGAGCATCACCAAGAGGTCCGTGCTGTCACGGAGGCACAGCATCGAGGGCCAGGAGCCCCCCGGTTTCAAGATGGTTTCCCCCCACGGCTCCGGGGAAGAGGCCCCAGGTCCGGAGGCACCCTGGGCCGAGAAGGTTCATTTCGGCCACCTCCACCAGCCTCTGTCACGGCGCAACACAGCGCCCGAGGCCCAGGAGAGCGGGGGCGGCCCGGCACCCGGCCTGCGGGCCGTGACCCACCATAAGCTGGCCCGCATGGAGCACTGCGAGTCGGACGCGCACCTCTGCCCAGACTCCATCCCCGGCTCCCCGGATTCAGGCCGCGTCTCCCTGGAGAGGAGGAAATACAACGCCTCCCCCCTGACCCTGCCGACCAGCTCCTCCCGGGAATCCCTAGAGAGCATCCCCAGCGCCGTGTCCCCCATGACGGGGCGGCGTCGCTCCCCGGGGCTGCTGGAGAGGAGGGGATCGGGGACCCTCCTCCTGGATCACATCGCCCACACCCGGCCTGGCTTCCTGCCCCCGCTCAACatcaacccccaccctcccatccctGACATCCGGGCCAACGGCCGGCCCCCCTCGCCCGTGCACAGGGGGCTCATCCCcatggcccccagctcccccaaggCGAAGAAGAAGCTGTTCCGAAGGCATTCTATGCAGACGGAACAGATCAAACAGCTGGTCAATTTCCAGAACCTGCTGGCCCAGGGCGACCCGGCCACTTAA
- the LOC123352205 gene encoding gonadotropin-releasing hormone II receptor-like encodes MNATFRMKVSELLEPGSPAMGNQSRGQPWEGVEVSPGGGANTSLPSEEVFLLPTFSTAAKVRVAITFVLFLSSTCFNIAVLWTVTQKYRKRPHIRILIVNLAAADLLVTFVVMPLDAAWNITVQWYAGDLACRALMFLKLMAMYASAFITVVISLDRQAAILHPLSMGDAKKKNKAMLCVAWALSVLLALPQMFVFHAVSRSQPIYFIQCATVGSFQAHWQETLYNMFTFSCLFLLPLLIMVLCYSRILIEISGKMKRACVSSKEVHLRRSYNNIPRARMRTLKMSIVIVLTFILCWTPYYLLGLWYWFSPEMLSRKKVPPSLSHILFLFGLFNACLDPLIYGLFTMHFRREIGRVCRCTHRRKEQGSTLIGSFRASTTAAPIRSAGEDQGGSGKYELEVMANVALPAGRCELCRKKIVESFI; translated from the exons ATGAACGCCACTTTCCGCATGAAGGTCAGTGAGCTTCTCGAGCCGGGGTCGCCCGCTATGGGCAACCAGAGTCGtgggcagccctgggagggggtggaggtctCGCCTGGTGGTGGAGCCAACACCAGCCTGCCCAGTGAGGAGGTCTTCCTGCTGCCCACTTTCTCCACCGCCGCCAAGGTCCGGGTGGCCATCACCTTTgtcctcttcctctcctccacctgCTTCAACATCGCCGTGCTGTGGACCGTCACCCAGAAGTACCGCAAGAGGCCGCACATCCGCATCCTCATTGTCAACCTGGCCGCGGCCGACCTGCTGGTGACCTTTGTGGTGATGCCCTTGGACGCAGCCTGGAACATCACGGTGCAGTGGTATGCGGGCGACCTGGCCTGCCGGGCCCTCATGTTCCTCAAGCTGATGGCCATGTATGCCTCAGCCTTCATCACCGTGGTGATCAGCCTGGACCGCCAGGCGGCCATCTTGCACCCACTGAGCATGGGCGACGCCAAGAAGAAGAACAAGGCCATGCTGTGCGTGGCCTGGGCCCTGAGCGTGTTGCTGGCACTACCTCAG ATGTTTGTCTTCCATGCAGTGAGCCGCTCCCAGCCCATCTACTTCATCCAGTGCGCCACGGTGGGCAGCTTCCAAGCCCACTGGCAGGAGACCCTCTACAACATGTTCACCttctcctgcctcttcctgctgccGCTGCTCATCATGGTGCTGTGCTACTCCCGCATCCTCATCGAGATCTCCGGCAAGATGAAGAGAGCTTGCG TCTCCTCCAAGGAGGTCCACCTCCGCCGCTCCTACAACAACATCCCCCGGGCCAGGATGCGCACTCTGAAGATGTCCATTGTCATCGTGCTGACCTTCATCCTGTGCTGGACTCCCTACTACCTGCTGGGCCTCTGGTACTGGTTCTCCCCAGAGATGCTGAGCCGGAAGAAGGTGCCTCCATCCCTCAGccacatcctcttcctcttcggcCTCTTTAACGCCTGCCTGGACCCCCTCATCTATGGCCTCTTCACCATGCACTTCCGCAGGGAGATTGGGCGCGTCTGCCGCTGCACCCACCGCAGGAAGGAGCAGGGCTCCACGCTGATTGGCTCCTTCCGGGCCTCTACCACGGCCGCACCCATCAGGAGTGCCGGGGAGGACCAGGGGGGCTCGGGCAAGTACGAACTGGAGGTGATGGCTAAcgtggccctgcctgctgggaggTGCGAACTGTGCAGGAAGAAGATAGTGGAGAGCTTCATATGA